A section of the Streptomyces sp. NBC_01591 genome encodes:
- a CDS encoding L-threonylcarbamoyladenylate synthase has product MAKYFDVHPENPQRRTISSVADSIRSGALVAYPTDSCYALGCRLGSRDGIGRIRSIRNLDDRHHFTLVCQNFAQLGQFVHVDNDVFRAIKAATPGSYTFILPATKEVPRQLLHPKKKTVGVRIPDHVVAQALLAELGEPLLSSTLLLPDEDEPMTQGWEIKERLDHVVDAVVDSGDCGTEPTTVIDFSGGEPEIVRRGAGDITRFE; this is encoded by the coding sequence ATGGCGAAGTACTTCGACGTGCACCCCGAGAATCCTCAGCGGCGCACCATCAGCAGCGTGGCCGACAGCATCCGATCCGGCGCGCTCGTCGCGTATCCGACGGACTCCTGCTACGCACTGGGGTGCCGGCTGGGCAGCCGTGACGGCATCGGCCGGATCCGGTCGATCCGGAACCTCGACGATCGTCACCACTTCACGCTCGTGTGCCAGAACTTTGCGCAGCTCGGGCAGTTCGTGCACGTCGACAACGATGTGTTCCGTGCGATCAAGGCGGCGACGCCCGGCAGTTACACCTTCATCCTTCCCGCGACGAAGGAGGTGCCGCGCCAGCTGCTGCACCCGAAGAAGAAGACGGTGGGAGTCCGTATCCCCGACCATGTGGTCGCTCAGGCACTGCTCGCCGAGCTCGGGGAACCGCTGCTCTCCAGCACCCTGCTCCTCCCCGACGAGGACGAGCCGATGACGCAGGGCTGGGAGATCAAGGAGCGGCTCGACCATGTGGTGGACGCCGTCGTCGACTCGGGCGACTGCGGCACCGAGCCGACCACGGTCATCGACTTCTCCGGCGGCGAACCCGAGATCGTCCGCCGAGGGGCCGGTGACATCACGCGGTTCGAGTAG
- a CDS encoding peptidoglycan DD-metalloendopeptidase family protein, with product MCENHEADDGRKNRSRTGMSRRTLLRGSVTTFGLAAGGVLFSAGSARALDIYNPFSAYQITGSWQEHLDRGSLGGIDYGMGVGTALPAAGAGVVTNIPYNGTGGHTVTITHSDGYRTQYMHLSEFLLPDGTSVGKGDIVGRSGGAAGAPGSGSSTGPHVHWHLITPGGTRVNPLNYLGGGGGGGLPKTATEQDGVPGPVMWQRTQNWLRIESGYTGPIDGIPGPNTYAALQRNMRNWGYTGPVDGAPGPNTWAAVQRLAAAHGYTGPIDGVMGPNSWRGFSRFINQDRWD from the coding sequence GTGTGCGAGAACCATGAGGCCGACGACGGCCGGAAGAACCGGTCACGGACCGGAATGAGCCGGCGCACGCTGCTGCGCGGCTCGGTCACCACGTTCGGTCTGGCCGCTGGTGGTGTGCTGTTCTCGGCGGGCTCCGCTCGGGCTCTGGACATCTACAACCCGTTCAGCGCCTACCAGATCACCGGCAGCTGGCAGGAGCACCTCGACCGCGGTTCCCTGGGCGGAATCGACTACGGGATGGGTGTCGGCACCGCCCTGCCGGCCGCGGGAGCCGGTGTCGTCACCAACATCCCGTACAACGGCACCGGCGGACACACGGTGACCATCACCCACAGCGACGGGTACCGGACGCAGTACATGCATCTGTCGGAGTTCCTGCTGCCCGACGGCACCTCGGTCGGCAAGGGGGACATCGTCGGGCGCTCAGGCGGTGCGGCCGGCGCCCCGGGTTCCGGAAGTTCCACCGGACCGCATGTGCACTGGCATCTGATCACCCCGGGCGGCACCCGGGTCAACCCGCTGAACTACCTGGGCGGTGGCGGTGGCGGTGGGTTGCCGAAGACGGCGACGGAGCAGGACGGTGTTCCCGGTCCCGTGATGTGGCAGCGGACGCAGAACTGGCTGCGGATCGAGTCCGGTTACACCGGCCCGATCGACGGGATCCCGGGCCCCAACACCTACGCCGCGCTCCAGCGGAACATGCGCAACTGGGGCTACACCGGACCCGTGGACGGCGCACCCGGACCCAACACCTGGGCCGCGGTCCAACGACTGGCCGCCGCACACGGCTACACCGGACCCATCGACGGCGTGATGGGACCCAACTCCTGGCGGGGCTTCAGCCGCTTCATCAACCAGGACCGCTGGGACTGA
- a CDS encoding GH25 family lysozyme: protein MRRRTLIRGAVATALTPAGIITATSAVATPGPTPAEADELRGVDVSNYQAGMDYARAAAEGLHFVIAKAGGCQLAEGPYTSSSYPGHVDGARAAGLRVGHYWLSGDFLAPTAAADYFVDHLHDYRTGDVLALDVEVLDDSTRLWDDTDVSAWFNRVRERVGTYVPWFYISTSALRSGTWPRTVAAGAHLWAASWGANDGTWPGPPDLGGRYPDWAAHQYASVGSVGGISPVDLNLARPWAFDPTEPTDPPLPGDDPLPKTATEQDGVPGPVMWQRTQNWLRIESGYTGPIDGIPGPNTYAALQRNMRNWGYTGPVDGAPGPNTWAAVQRLAAAHGYTGPIDGVMGPSSWRGFSRFINQDRWD from the coding sequence ATGCGCAGGAGAACCCTGATCCGCGGAGCTGTGGCGACAGCCCTGACCCCGGCCGGAATCATCACGGCCACCAGCGCCGTGGCCACCCCCGGGCCGACCCCCGCCGAGGCCGACGAACTGCGGGGCGTGGACGTCTCGAACTACCAGGCCGGCATGGACTACGCCCGCGCCGCCGCCGAGGGCCTGCATTTCGTCATCGCCAAGGCCGGGGGGTGCCAGCTCGCCGAGGGCCCCTACACCTCGTCCTCCTATCCCGGCCATGTCGACGGGGCCCGCGCCGCGGGCCTGCGGGTGGGTCATTACTGGCTGTCGGGAGACTTCCTCGCCCCCACCGCCGCCGCCGACTACTTCGTGGACCATCTGCACGACTACCGCACCGGCGACGTGCTCGCGCTGGACGTCGAGGTGCTCGACGACTCGACCCGCCTGTGGGACGACACGGACGTGTCCGCCTGGTTCAACCGGGTGCGGGAACGGGTCGGCACGTACGTGCCCTGGTTCTACATCAGCACGAGCGCGCTGCGCTCCGGCACCTGGCCCCGCACCGTCGCCGCCGGCGCCCACCTCTGGGCGGCCTCCTGGGGCGCCAACGACGGCACCTGGCCCGGCCCGCCCGACCTCGGCGGCCGCTACCCCGACTGGGCCGCCCACCAGTACGCTTCCGTGGGCTCCGTCGGCGGCATCTCTCCCGTCGATCTCAACCTCGCCCGCCCCTGGGCATTCGACCCGACCGAGCCGACCGACCCGCCCCTCCCCGGGGACGACCCCTTGCCGAAGACGGCGACGGAGCAGGACGGTGTTCCCGGTCCCGTGATGTGGCAGCGGACGCAGAACTGGCTGCGGATCGAGTCCGGTTACACCGGCCCGATCGACGGGATCCCGGGCCCCAACACCTACGCCGCGCTCCAGCGGAACATGCGCAACTGGGGCTACACCGGACCCGTGGACGGCGCACCCGGACCCAACACCTGGGCCGCGGTCCAACGACTGGCCGCCGCACACGGCTACACCGGACCCATCGACGGCGTGATGGGACCCAGCTCCTGGCGGGGCTTCAGCCGCTTCATCAACCAGGACCGCTGGGACTGA
- a CDS encoding HelD family protein produces MQKEQEFIGRLYDRVDALRGVAARDVEDALTPVGTGLQARLERDVLVAERSGLLAALNAVDGSLCFGRIDLSDGAAHHIGRIGIREDDTAHTPLLIDWRAPVARPFYLATGHTPMGLRRRRHITTEGRAVTELHDEILDLRDRERTGFEDPSGDAVLLAALNSARTGRMGDIVRTVQAEQDRVIRAPHRGVLVVEGGPGTGKTAVALHRAAFLLYEHRELLARRAVLIVGPNPAFLHYIGEVLPALGETGALLATQAELFPGVHARGTDTPRAAAVKGGERMAEALALAVRDRQQLPEPGAPLVLPHDDGDLVLDRKIAHEARQAARDTRLPHNLARPYFAFRIIDALTSQLTERIGADPYGGPNLLGPDDIAQLGKGVAAAEEVHSAIEELWPALTPEGFLTDYLADPVHVPDEDAEAIRRTPGDGTWTPADVPLLDEAAELLGVDDSAERAAAEAERQERIAYAQGVLELSRGSETYEFEDEESEVLAAHDIVDAERMAERQEEDDHRTAAERAAADRSWAFGHIIVDEAQELSPMAWRLLMRRSPTRSMTLVGDPAQTSEEAGVGSWEKILEPYVGDRFEHVQLKVNYRTPAEIMKLAARVVRAEDPSFEPPGSVRSTGEVPWTRDAGEDLAGAVAQAVAELTPEEGRLAVIAPQALHEEIAAPLDGVTAGAEPDLTRPVVLLGPRQAKGLEFDHVLVVEPAGFGAGDLYVALTRATRRLGIVHREELPEALR; encoded by the coding sequence TTGCAGAAGGAACAGGAATTCATCGGCCGGCTCTACGACCGTGTCGATGCCCTGCGCGGAGTCGCCGCGCGGGACGTCGAGGACGCGCTGACACCGGTCGGGACCGGCCTGCAGGCCCGTCTCGAACGCGATGTGCTCGTCGCCGAACGCTCAGGTCTGCTGGCCGCCCTGAACGCGGTGGACGGCTCGCTGTGTTTCGGCCGCATCGATCTCTCCGACGGCGCCGCGCACCACATCGGCCGTATCGGCATCCGCGAGGACGACACCGCGCACACGCCTCTGCTGATCGACTGGCGTGCGCCGGTCGCCCGCCCCTTCTACCTCGCCACCGGTCACACCCCCATGGGGCTGCGCCGACGCAGACACATCACCACCGAGGGCCGCGCCGTCACCGAACTGCACGACGAGATCCTCGACCTCCGGGACCGGGAGCGCACCGGCTTCGAGGACCCGAGCGGCGACGCCGTGCTGCTCGCCGCCCTGAACTCCGCCCGCACCGGCCGCATGGGCGACATCGTGCGGACCGTCCAGGCGGAGCAGGACCGCGTCATCCGTGCCCCGCACCGCGGGGTCCTCGTCGTCGAGGGCGGCCCCGGTACCGGCAAGACAGCGGTGGCGCTGCACCGGGCGGCCTTCCTGCTGTACGAGCACCGTGAGCTGCTCGCCAGGCGCGCTGTCCTGATCGTGGGCCCCAACCCCGCCTTCCTGCACTACATCGGCGAGGTGCTGCCCGCGCTCGGCGAGACCGGCGCCCTCCTCGCCACGCAGGCCGAACTCTTCCCCGGGGTCCACGCCCGCGGCACCGACACGCCCCGCGCCGCCGCCGTCAAGGGTGGTGAGCGGATGGCGGAGGCGCTCGCCCTCGCCGTCCGCGACCGGCAGCAGCTGCCCGAACCCGGCGCACCCCTGGTCCTCCCGCACGACGACGGGGATCTCGTACTCGACCGGAAAATCGCCCACGAAGCCCGGCAGGCGGCCCGCGACACCCGCCTGCCGCACAATCTCGCCCGCCCGTACTTCGCCTTCCGGATCATCGACGCCCTCACCTCGCAGCTCACCGAGCGGATCGGCGCCGACCCGTACGGCGGTCCCAACCTCCTCGGCCCCGACGACATCGCCCAGCTCGGCAAGGGCGTCGCGGCCGCCGAGGAGGTGCACTCCGCCATCGAGGAGCTGTGGCCGGCCCTCACCCCGGAGGGATTCCTCACCGACTATCTGGCCGACCCCGTGCACGTACCGGACGAGGACGCCGAAGCCATCCGACGCACGCCCGGCGACGGGACGTGGACCCCCGCCGATGTTCCGCTGCTCGACGAGGCGGCGGAACTCCTCGGGGTCGACGACAGTGCCGAACGGGCGGCGGCCGAGGCCGAGCGCCAGGAGCGGATCGCGTACGCGCAGGGCGTGCTGGAGCTTTCGAGGGGCTCGGAGACGTACGAGTTCGAGGACGAGGAGTCCGAGGTCCTCGCCGCCCACGACATCGTCGATGCCGAACGGATGGCGGAGCGGCAGGAGGAGGACGATCACCGCACCGCGGCCGAGCGCGCCGCCGCGGACCGGTCCTGGGCGTTCGGGCACATCATCGTCGACGAGGCGCAGGAGTTGTCGCCGATGGCGTGGCGGCTGCTGATGCGCCGTTCGCCGACGCGCTCGATGACCCTCGTCGGCGACCCGGCACAGACCTCCGAGGAGGCCGGTGTCGGCTCGTGGGAGAAGATCCTGGAGCCGTACGTCGGTGACCGCTTCGAACACGTCCAGCTCAAGGTCAACTACCGCACGCCCGCCGAGATCATGAAGCTGGCCGCCCGGGTCGTACGGGCCGAGGACCCTTCCTTCGAGCCGCCCGGCTCGGTGCGGTCCACCGGCGAGGTGCCGTGGACGCGGGACGCAGGGGAGGATCTGGCGGGTGCCGTGGCGCAGGCGGTCGCGGAGCTGACGCCCGAGGAGGGACGCCTCGCGGTGATCGCGCCGCAGGCGCTCCACGAGGAGATCGCGGCTCCGCTGGACGGGGTCACGGCCGGTGCCGAGCCGGATCTGACCCGGCCGGTGGTACTGCTCGGTCCGCGGCAGGCCAAGGGGCTCGAATTCGACCATGTACTGGTCGTGGAGCCCGCCGGGTTCGGGGCCGGCGACCTGTACGTGGCTCTGACCCGTGCCACGCGGCGCCTGGGCATCGTCCACCGGGAGGAGCTGCCCGAGGCGCTGCGCTGA
- a CDS encoding DUF1345 domain-containing protein: protein MNHRPALSAVPRLLGSAIAGTVIGVVTGVLAHAPLGVLAGIAAAETIFVVTGWLVLWPMDAATTHHNVRREEFRPVLEELVVVAAALCGLVGIVVLLLVGRSDLSHVAAATALCGVFMAWASLHLVYATRYAYLYYLPSEGGIDFNSQDRPKYVDFLYFSYNLGMTYQVSDTDVSSSTIRAIALRHCLLSYVFGASILATTINLVAGIVTS, encoded by the coding sequence ATGAACCATCGGCCGGCGCTCTCCGCCGTTCCCCGGCTCCTCGGCTCCGCGATCGCCGGCACGGTGATCGGCGTGGTCACCGGTGTACTGGCCCACGCGCCGCTGGGAGTGCTCGCCGGAATCGCCGCGGCGGAGACGATCTTCGTGGTGACGGGATGGCTGGTGCTGTGGCCCATGGACGCGGCCACCACCCATCACAACGTCCGCCGCGAGGAGTTCCGGCCCGTCCTCGAAGAGCTCGTCGTCGTCGCGGCCGCCCTGTGCGGACTGGTCGGCATCGTGGTGCTGCTCCTGGTCGGCCGCTCGGACCTGAGTCACGTCGCGGCCGCGACGGCGCTCTGCGGCGTGTTCATGGCCTGGGCGTCGCTCCACCTGGTGTACGCCACCCGCTACGCGTACCTCTACTACCTGCCGTCCGAAGGCGGGATCGACTTCAACTCCCAGGACCGGCCGAAGTACGTCGACTTTCTCTACTTCAGTTACAACCTCGGGATGACCTACCAGGTCTCCGACACCGACGTCTCCAGCTCCACCATCCGCGCGATCGCCCTCCGGCACTGCCTGCTGTCCTATGTGTTCGGCGCGAGCATCCTGGCCACCACGATCAATCTCGTCGCCGGGATCGTCACGAGCTGA
- a CDS encoding FdhF/YdeP family oxidoreductase: MAEGLKALSANQDEQQPLEPAVGPAPEGDPEFRPYHHPAAGWGAAKSVSRFLVREGALVDGPRAIMRMNHENTGFDCPGCAWPDDTKGLHLDICENGIKHVTWEMTRKRVGREFFAAHSVTELSGWSDYDLENQGRLTEPMVYYPESDHYVPISWKDAFELVGSTLRELDDPNQASFYTSGRLGNEATFLYQLMARELGTNNLPDCSNMCHEASGRALQASLGTGKGTVDLKDWESADALFILGVNAASNAPRMLTALAEAYHRGAQIVHINPLVEAAATRTIVPHDFTDMALFKTTRTSTLNLQPRIGGDMALLRGMAKAILEQSESDPKALDREFIDRHTDGFEEYRALCEATSWEEIETQSGLGRADILKAARVYGEADRSIVSWCLGLTQHEHGVDTVREIVNLLLLRGNLGREGAGPAPVRGHSNVQGNRTCGIDHRPADEFLDRLAEVCKIRPPREHGLDTVNTIKAMQRGDVKVFVGMGGNFALAAPDTPATYAALRTCELTVQVSTKLNRSHLVHGRRALILPCLGRTEKDRQRKGVQSTSVEDSMSMVHLSIGMKRPASSHLLSEPAIVAGMARAALPDSATPWQWYIEDYDRIRDTMARVLDGFEDFNRRVRLPLGFRIKQPARELVFLTPSGRAEFSAAALPDVVPAPGTLALCTMRSHDQWNTTIYSDNDRYRGIKNLRTLVFMNRADMRERGIADLGPVDIKSTAKDGSQRSLNGYLAIPYDIPRGCAAGYMPEMNVLCALGDYSSQSDQPIMKHVKVTIGPAA; the protein is encoded by the coding sequence ATGGCGGAAGGGTTGAAGGCCTTGAGCGCCAACCAAGACGAGCAGCAGCCCCTGGAGCCCGCGGTCGGTCCCGCCCCCGAGGGCGATCCGGAGTTCCGCCCCTACCACCACCCCGCCGCGGGCTGGGGCGCGGCCAAGAGTGTGAGCCGTTTCCTGGTGCGCGAGGGCGCCCTGGTCGACGGTCCGCGGGCCATCATGCGGATGAACCACGAGAACACCGGGTTCGACTGCCCCGGATGCGCGTGGCCGGACGACACCAAGGGCCTGCACCTGGACATCTGCGAGAACGGGATCAAGCACGTCACCTGGGAGATGACCCGCAAGCGGGTCGGGCGCGAGTTCTTCGCCGCCCACTCGGTGACCGAGCTGTCCGGGTGGAGCGACTACGACCTGGAGAACCAGGGCCGGCTGACTGAGCCGATGGTCTACTACCCCGAGTCGGACCACTACGTCCCGATCAGCTGGAAGGACGCGTTCGAGCTGGTCGGCAGCACCCTGCGTGAGCTCGACGACCCGAATCAGGCATCGTTCTACACCTCCGGCCGGCTCGGCAACGAGGCCACGTTCCTCTACCAGTTGATGGCCCGTGAGCTGGGCACGAACAATCTGCCGGACTGCTCCAACATGTGTCACGAGGCCAGCGGCCGAGCCCTGCAGGCATCCCTGGGCACCGGCAAGGGAACCGTCGACCTCAAGGACTGGGAGTCCGCCGACGCCCTGTTCATCCTGGGAGTCAACGCCGCTTCCAACGCGCCCCGGATGCTCACCGCCCTCGCCGAGGCGTACCACCGTGGCGCACAGATCGTGCACATCAATCCGCTCGTCGAGGCAGCGGCCACACGCACCATCGTCCCCCACGACTTCACGGACATGGCCCTCTTCAAGACGACCCGGACCAGCACCCTCAACCTGCAACCGCGCATCGGCGGCGACATGGCTCTGCTGCGCGGCATGGCCAAGGCGATCCTGGAGCAGTCCGAATCCGATCCCAAGGCGCTGGACCGGGAGTTCATCGACCGGCACACCGACGGCTTCGAGGAGTACCGCGCGCTGTGCGAGGCCACCTCGTGGGAGGAGATCGAGACGCAGTCCGGGCTGGGCCGCGCCGACATCCTCAAGGCGGCGCGTGTGTACGGCGAGGCCGACCGCTCCATCGTCAGCTGGTGCCTGGGGCTCACCCAGCACGAGCACGGCGTGGACACCGTACGGGAGATCGTCAACCTGCTTCTGCTCCGCGGCAATCTGGGGCGGGAAGGCGCGGGCCCCGCCCCCGTGCGGGGGCACAGCAACGTCCAGGGCAATCGGACCTGCGGCATCGATCACCGCCCCGCCGACGAGTTCCTGGACCGCCTCGCCGAGGTCTGCAAGATCCGGCCGCCCCGTGAGCACGGTCTGGACACCGTCAATACGATCAAGGCGATGCAGCGCGGCGACGTGAAGGTGTTCGTCGGTATGGGCGGCAACTTCGCCCTCGCGGCACCCGACACCCCGGCCACCTACGCGGCGCTGCGCACCTGTGAACTCACCGTCCAGGTGAGCACCAAGCTCAATCGCAGCCACCTCGTCCACGGCCGCCGGGCCCTCATCCTGCCGTGCCTCGGCCGTACCGAGAAGGACCGTCAGCGCAAGGGCGTCCAGAGCACGTCCGTCGAGGACTCGATGAGCATGGTCCACCTGTCCATCGGCATGAAACGCCCCGCCTCGTCGCACCTGCTGTCCGAGCCGGCCATCGTCGCCGGCATGGCCCGCGCCGCCCTGCCCGACAGCGCCACGCCCTGGCAGTGGTACATCGAGGACTACGACCGGATCCGCGACACCATGGCCCGGGTCCTCGACGGTTTCGAGGACTTCAACCGCCGGGTGCGCCTGCCTCTGGGCTTCCGTATCAAGCAGCCCGCCCGTGAACTGGTCTTCCTGACCCCGTCCGGACGCGCCGAGTTCTCCGCCGCCGCCCTGCCCGACGTCGTTCCCGCCCCCGGCACCCTGGCGCTGTGCACCATGCGGTCGCACGACCAGTGGAACACCACCATCTACTCCGACAACGACCGCTACCGCGGCATCAAGAACCTGCGCACGCTCGTCTTCATGAACCGGGCCGACATGCGTGAACGCGGTATCGCCGACCTCGGCCCCGTCGACATCAAAAGCACCGCCAAGGACGGCAGTCAGCGGTCCCTCAACGGCTACCTCGCCATCCCGTACGACATCCCTCGCGGTTGTGCGGCCGGCTACATGCCGGAAATGAACGTGCTGTGCGCGCTCGGCGACTACAGCTCCCAGAGCGACCAGCCGATCATGAAACACGTCAAGGTCACCATCGGCCCCGCGGCCTGA
- a CDS encoding molybdopterin-binding protein → MTEPGSRAVVTSPTGTVRAGSVIGTARMCGAPRRLVVELLVLGDELLESGLPGDGRVRDALCPLLQPWLRGCGAEVTGRRLVSDDLGPLREAVRDSRADVVRWAASSGSSSRWAVRCWWSMTMRRSGRNARWPRARRRPNTRSAHWTTAWSRRSRFPDLPGGSRGGVARGRRRRDGRALAGGDRSHRTRRRGTAGPRPPGAVRPVAAKRCPAPPARPSLPPVRCPLRPRGRW, encoded by the coding sequence ATGACCGAACCCGGCTCCCGGGCGGTGGTCACCAGCCCGACCGGGACCGTCCGGGCGGGCTCGGTCATCGGCACCGCCCGCATGTGCGGCGCGCCCCGCCGCCTGGTCGTGGAACTGCTGGTCCTCGGCGACGAGTTGCTGGAGTCCGGCCTCCCCGGGGACGGCCGGGTCCGCGACGCGCTCTGCCCGCTCCTGCAGCCGTGGCTGCGAGGCTGCGGCGCGGAAGTGACCGGCCGCCGCCTGGTGTCGGACGACCTCGGACCTCTGCGCGAGGCCGTACGCGACTCCCGTGCCGATGTCGTGCGCTGGGCAGCGTCATCGGGATCGTCATCGCGCTGGGCTGTGCGCTGCTGGTGGTCCATGACCATGCGGCGGTCCGGGCGGAACGCGCGCTGGCCGCGTGCACGGAGGCGTCCGAACACGCGGAGCGCGCACTGGACGACCGCCTGGAGCCGTCGTTCCCGGTTTCCAGATCTACCTGGCGGCAGCCGTGGTGGAGTTGCGCGAGGCCGACGACGCCGCGACGGACGAGCTCTGGCCGGCGGAGATCGATCCCACCGAACTCGCCGCCGCGGAACAGCGGGCCCACGTCCTCCTGGAGCGGTTCGTCCGGTGGCGGCGAAGCGGTGCCCGGCGCCGCCCGCGCGCCCCTCGCTGCCGCCCGTGCGCTGCCCGCTCAGGCCGCGGGGCCGATGGTGA
- a CDS encoding MDR family MFS transporter produces MSAKAAPPGERVDGQLLRIAFILVLGTFMATLDATIVSVGIDSLTEEFGATVAEIQWVTTAYLLAVVAAVPASGWLADRFGGRRTWLAAVGVFLLGSVLCASAWSVTSLIVFRVIQGLGGGLLPATGQALLARIAGPARTGRVISVVAVVPLLSPVFGPLVGGSVLGVASWPWLFLINLPIGVAAALLARRHVPAVPPSTRRTAFDLRGALLLSPGLAVLVFGLTEVAHDRTLPATVGVTAGLAMLAGFTVHGMRTRRTPLIDPRLFARPPFGAAAVALLVLGASVFGTMFLLPLYFQTGRGMSAWEAGLLLAPQGLGAAAGSVLVNRTISKVAPRTLVVTGIVLILAGTVPFTQLGHGVPDAVIASALVVRGFGMAMVGAPVMNIVYSRIEPEHLPRASGALNLLNTVGGSVGTAALAVVLQNRLSARGPDISAAFGDTFWWVLGFCLFAAVGATRLPRTQASKP; encoded by the coding sequence ATGAGCGCGAAAGCCGCGCCGCCCGGCGAGCGGGTGGACGGACAGCTGCTGCGGATCGCGTTCATCCTGGTGCTCGGCACCTTCATGGCCACGCTGGACGCCACGATCGTCAGCGTCGGCATCGACAGCCTGACCGAAGAGTTCGGCGCCACCGTCGCCGAGATCCAGTGGGTCACCACCGCCTATCTGCTGGCCGTCGTCGCCGCCGTGCCCGCGTCCGGCTGGCTGGCCGACCGGTTCGGCGGCCGGCGGACCTGGCTCGCCGCCGTGGGCGTGTTCCTGCTCGGCTCGGTTCTGTGCGCGTCGGCCTGGTCGGTGACCAGCCTGATCGTGTTCCGGGTGATCCAGGGCCTCGGCGGCGGGCTGCTGCCCGCGACCGGGCAGGCGCTGCTGGCCCGCATCGCGGGCCCCGCCCGCACCGGGCGGGTGATCAGCGTCGTCGCGGTCGTCCCGCTGCTGTCACCGGTGTTCGGGCCGCTGGTCGGCGGCTCCGTCCTCGGCGTGGCGTCGTGGCCGTGGCTGTTCCTGATCAACCTGCCGATCGGTGTGGCCGCGGCCCTGCTCGCCCGCCGCCACGTGCCGGCGGTGCCGCCCTCGACACGGCGGACGGCGTTCGATCTGCGGGGCGCCCTGCTGCTCTCGCCCGGCCTGGCCGTGCTGGTGTTCGGGCTGACCGAGGTCGCCCACGACCGCACCCTCCCGGCCACGGTCGGCGTGACCGCGGGACTGGCGATGCTGGCCGGCTTCACCGTGCACGGGATGCGGACCCGCCGCACGCCGCTGATCGACCCCCGGCTGTTCGCCCGGCCACCCTTCGGCGCCGCCGCCGTCGCCCTGCTCGTACTGGGCGCGTCGGTGTTCGGCACGATGTTCCTGCTGCCGCTGTACTTCCAGACCGGCCGCGGAATGTCGGCGTGGGAGGCCGGACTGCTGCTCGCCCCCCAGGGGCTGGGCGCGGCGGCCGGGTCGGTGCTGGTCAACCGCACCATCAGCAAGGTCGCGCCGCGGACCCTGGTGGTCACCGGCATCGTGCTGATCCTCGCGGGTACGGTTCCGTTCACCCAGCTCGGCCACGGGGTCCCGGACGCCGTGATCGCCTCGGCGCTGGTGGTACGCGGCTTCGGGATGGCCATGGTCGGCGCGCCCGTGATGAACATCGTCTACAGCCGCATCGAGCCCGAGCACCTCCCGCGTGCGTCCGGAGCGCTCAACCTGCTCAACACGGTGGGCGGTTCGGTCGGCACCGCCGCCCTCGCCGTGGTCCTGCAGAACCGGCTGTCCGCCCGCGGCCCGGACATCTCCGCGGCGTTCGGCGACACCTTCTGGTGGGTGCTCGGTTTCTGCCTGTTCGCCGCCGTCGGGGCCACGAGACTGCCCCGGACCCAGGCCAGCAAGCCGTAG